In the Candidatus Zixiibacteriota bacterium genome, AAGCTAACTCTCTTGAGCTGTGTTCTCTTTTTTTAACAGGTCGTCCTTTTTCTTCTCCAGAAGGGAAGAGCAGTTACTGCAGAATTCCCTGGATTTGAAATCTATCTCTTCCGCATAGGTGGAAGTATACATCACACACCTGGGGTCCTGACAGTGTATTAGCCCGAAGGTATGTCCTAATTCGTGAACTGCTTCTTTTTCCAGACGAGCTTTTAGTTTTTCTGGATTCTTTGGCAAGCCGTACAATTCATCTCTGAGCCGGTAAATGGAAACTACTGCCGCTCGTCCATCTAACTGGGCTTCACCGAAAACGTAAGTTAAAACCGGGACAAAAAGATCGACTGAAGTTACGCCTAAAATCTTGCACGATTCTTCAGCCTCTGATTTCAATAACTGTGATAATATCCAGGTGGAGTTGAACTGGTCTCTAAGTGGATCCATCCCCCCATCCAGGGAAAAGGAACTGGAAGATATCACGACCGGGATTTTGAAACTATTCTCCAGAGCAAACGAGAGGCTATTCAGCAGGTTTTTATCTGAAAATCTCAGAGGCAATATATATAGGCGCACTTTTATTTCAATAATCCATATTCTTCGATTTTACTCTGGAGAGTATCTTCATCTATTTTTAAAGCCCGGGCAGTTTTTTCCTTATCCCATCTCATCCACTCAAGCACTCGCAGGATATGAGCTTTCTCTGTAGCTTCCAGGCTGAACTCGTCCGGAGGAATCTCCGGCACAATCGGGAGAGACAGCTCTAAAGCGTTGATAAGCGGACCTTTACTAATCACTACCGCCCTTTCGATGGCATTTTTAAGCTCCTGTACGTTGCCAGGCCAGTCATATTTTTATATAAGCTCTAAAGCACCTGGTGAGAATCAACTTAAAGGTTTTTTATTTTCCCGGCCCGTATGAAAAGAATTGGACTGCTGCCCCCCTTCTTTCTTTGACCTAATCTTGTCTTATCACATTTACCAGTTTTCTGTTATGGTCGTAAATTTTTATTTCCATAGGCATCTCCCCGGGTAGAAAGTGAGTAGCGCAGCCAAAACAGGGATCATAAGCCCGGAATGCCATCTCGATCATATTCAGAATACCGTCTGACACTTCCTTTCCAGACTTTATCAGCCCGAAGGCTGCTTTCTTGATGGATAAGGAGATTGCGGCATGATTGTTTATAGTAGCCACAATCAGATTGACCTTCCTGGTGACTCCTCTTTCGTCAGTTTGATAGTGATGAATCAGGGTCCCGCGCGGTGCTTCCACTACACCGATCCCTTCGTCCGGCTTGGCAGTCGGTATTACCCTGGTATTGGGATCAGTGATCTCCGGGTCTTTGGACAGCTCCAAAAATCTCTCCGCCGCATATAATAATTCCACCAACCTCGCCCAGTGGTTAGCCAGGGTAAAATGAACCGGCTTTCCTCCCAAGGTTTCGTACATCCTCTGGTACTCCTCCTGAGCCAGGGGCGTAGCCATGCCATCTGAGGCATTCAGCCTTGCCAGAGGTGCTACCCGATAGACGCCGCTGTCTTTTCCATCCACCAGCCCTTTCCAGCCGACGCTTTTCAGATAGGGGAATTTAAGATAAGTCCAGGGTTCCACCCCTTCGACGATATGATTTAAGTAATCCTTCCCCTCGAACTTGGAAAATTCCTTTCCCTCTGGATCCACGACCCGTATTTTACCCTCATAAAAGTTGACCTTGTTTTTATCATCCACCAGTCCCATATAGTAGGTTTTGAGAGTGTAAGCATCCGAGGTTATTAAGTCTACATAGGCTTTATTGGAAAGCACGATATCGCCAAAAACCTTCAGGGAAAACTTACCGAATTCAACTGATTCCTCTGCAATCTCCTGGCATTTCTTTCTTTCCTCCTCAGAGAGTCCCTTTCCCATACCTCCCACAGTAGCGGCTGAGGGGTGAACATATTTTCCCCCTAACATCGAGACCACCTCGTGGCAGATAGCTCTCTGGCGGATCACTTTTCCGCCAATCTCTAAACCTACTTTCTTTATAACTCCTAAGATATTCCTTTCAGCTTTTGGGGCATCTGGTCCAACCACGAAGTCTGGACCTCCTAAAGCATAGAAATGGGTAGTATGATCCGCTACGTAATAAGCCGAGTTCATCAATTCCCGGAGCTTCTTGGCCACGGATGGTATCTCGCAATGATAAACCGCATCCGCGGCTTTGGCTGAAGCCAGATGATGGGAGGTGGGACAGACCCCGCAGATGCGAGGGGTCAGAACCATCAATTCCTCCACGGGTCTTCCCTCGCAGAACTTTTCAAAGCCGCGCAGCTCCGGGACTATGAAATAGGCATTAGCTACCTCCCCTTTATCATTCAGAAATATATCTATTCTTCCGTGTCCCTCTAAACGAGTAATCGGATCGATACTTATCTTTTTCATTCTTTCTTCTCCTGGCTTATCTTCTTTCTTCTTAAAATGGAGCTGGCTAAGCCGAAGCGATAAAATGTTCCAATTGGGTCCACAATTCCCTCCAAGATTTTATTTACCTCCTTCTCATCATCCGAATCTATTACCGATGCTAAAGCGGACATGAATTTTGCCCCGACATCCGAGACCCCTGGAGGTGGTCCATAACATCCCCAGCAGGGGAGATTGGCTTTGATGCAAGCCGCTTCACAGCCAGAACGGGTGGCCGGTCCAGCGCAGATGATCCCCTGCTCTAAAAGACATTTTTCTGGCTCAGGTATCTTCAAATGAGAGCGATAAAACCCTTTTATCTTTTTCTCTTCCTTTTTTCTGGGACACTCCTCACATACCGTCTTATCACCGGCACCCAAAAATGAACCGACCGGTGGCAAATCCCCTTTTATCACCGCCTCTAAAGCTTTCCAGGTGGTCTTCTCTAATGGCGGACATCCCGGAATGAAATATTCAACTTGAACGGTTTGTTTTAAACTTCTTACTGTATCATAAAAAGCTGGAAGGTGAATCTTTCCCTCGGGCATATCATAGTTTTCAATAGGGAATTTTTTATCTGGGTTATACGTTGAGGGGGTCTCTAAATATACCCTCTGAAAGATACTCTCTTTGTCAAATTCATTAGCCAATCCAGGTATCCCACCTTCGCAGGCGCAGGTTCCATACGCAACCATAACCTTTGATTTATCTCTTAGAAGTTTTGCTAAATGTTCATGCTCTGAGGTCCGAATAGCACCATTAAAAAGACATAGATCTATCTCTTTGTTCCCCAACTTCTCCAAATCCTCATATTTGAAATCCATCACGCAGGGCCACAAGACAATATCAAATACATTGGCTACATCTAAGATTTTCTCCTTTATCTCTAAAACTGCTATCTCGCATCCGCCGCAAGAAGCCGCCCAATATAAAGCCAATTTAGGTTTGCTCATATTCTTACCTCCTCAACTCCGGGAAATGGCTTCTCCTTTTCCACCATTATCTCGGCCGGCTTAATCTGGTTCTCTATTGCTTTCCAGTTAAGGGGTCCTAATTTTTTCACTACAGAAGTGAAATCCTTGACCACATTGGAAAATTTTTCCCCCTCTGCGGCTGAAACCCATTCCAATCTTATTCTTTTATTTTCAATACCGAAACTCTCTAAAAGCTTCACCAAAAGAGGGTATCTTCTCATGGTTTTCATATTACCATTGATATAATGGCAATCTCCAGGATGACAGCCGGCAATTAGAACTCCATCAGCTCCTTCCCGAAACGCTTTTAAGACAAAAGTAGGATCGACGCGGCCAGAACACATCACCCTTACAATCAAGATGTTGGGAGGATACTTCATCCTGGAGGTTCCAGCCATATCTGCACCTGTGTAGCTACACCAGGTGCACAAAAAACCCACGATTTTAGGCTCAAACTCTTTTTGAATCATAAAAATTCCTTTTCTATTTTTTTACCTCAACTTTCTCAGTTTCCAGTACCCCCTCGATCTCTGCAAAGATCTGGCCATCTTTAAATCCATATTGAATCGGGATGCCGGAGGGACAGGAAGCCACACAGGTTCCACAACCTTTGCACAAAGCCTCCTGGACCTGGGAAACTTTCTTTTCATCATTGAACTCAATCGCATTATAGGGGCAAAGAGTTAAACAAAGCTTGCAGCCAGCGCATTTTTCCGGATCTATATAGGACACTATCGGCTCAATAGACACCACCCCTTTGTCTATCATGGCGATGACATTGGCTGCTGCCGCGGCACCCTGAGCCACGGTATCTGGTATGTCCTTGGGGCCTTGGCAGGCACCAGCCAGGAAAACTCCGTCGGTAGCCGTTGCTACCGGAGCCAATTTCGGATGTCTTTCCAAGAAGAACCCGTCTCTGCTTCTCTGAATGGAGAAGATCCGAGCCACCTCTTGGGCATCCTTTTTTGGCTCTAAGGCAGTGGCTAAGATGACCATATCCACTGGAATTCTCCTGACCATACCCAAAAGGGTATCCTCACATTTGACTATTAACTTACCTTTTTCTTCTGGCTTCTCCGCCACATCGGTTACCTCCGCCCCCTTACCCCGGACGAAGATCACATCCTCTTTCATGACCCGATTATAGAATTCCTCATATCCTTTGCCAAAGGACCTTAAATCTATGTAAAGCTCATAGACTTTAGCTTCAGTTTTCTCTCTGACCAAATGGGCTATTTTCAAAGAGTACATACAGCAGACCCGGGAACAATAGGGGTGGTATTTTTCATCTCGGCTGCCAATACAATGCAGGATAGCCACACTCTCCGGCTTCCTCCCGTCCTTCAAGACGATCCTTCCCATAGTGGGACCACCAGCATTGGACAGGTGTTCGAACTCCAGGCCGGTGATGACATTGTCAAGTACCTTATAACCATAACGCTTATCTATCTGGGGATCAAAGGAATCAAATCCCGTAGCTAAGATAATCGCTCCCACCTCGATATCTCTATATTCATCCACCATCTGATGATTTATGGCTTGAGGCTCGCAGAATTTTTCGCAGATTTTACACTGCTCCGTCTTAAAATAGATACAGCTCTCTTTGTCTATCACCGGCTTATTAGGCACTGCCTGCAAGGTAGGAACATATATAGCCTTAGGAGGACCTAGGGTCAATTCATGATGTAATATGTTCTCTTCCCCCTCTATGGTAATGGCACCAGTGGGACAGATTAAGGCACAGGCTGCACAACCAATACATTCCTCAGAAGACTCATCAAAGGGGACAGTCACTTCCCTCTTTTCCCCCCGGTTGACAAAGTTAATCACACTCTTCCCCACAGCTTCAGTGCAAGCTCGCACACAAAGACCACAAAGGATACAATCCTCCTTTGCTATTTTAAATCTATGTTCTCTTACTTCCATCTTTTCAGCCAGTTCTCTTATCTGTTTCACGTTGGAACATCGGGCTAAAAGAAGTTCCATCACCATCTTCCGGGCTTTTATCACTTGAGGAGAGTTAGTTCTTATTTGAAGTCCCTCTCGAACTATATAATTACAAGAAGTGCGGAGTGTAGATTTTCCAGAATCAATTATCTCTACCAAGCAGAGCTGACAGGATCCATAAGGGGCAAGGGCTTGGTGGTAACATAAGGTAGGTATCTCGATGTTATATTTTTTCGCCGCCTCCAAAATAGTTTTGCCTTCTTCGATTTCTATTTTTTGGTCATCTATGATTAAATTAACCATCGTTTCCTCCATTTTATTTTATCACCACCGCATCGTAGTTACAGACTTCGAAGCAAACTCCGCATTTGATGCATCTTTTTTGCTCTATGAGATGAGGTTTTTTTCTTTCTCCGGATATTGCTTTTTCCGGGCATTCCTTGGCGCATAAGATGCAGCCAGTGCATTTATCCGCCAATATGAAATATTGAATCAATTCCTTGCATACCCCGGCCGGACACTTTTTGTCCTTTATGTGAGCCTGATATTCATCCCGGAAATAACGGATAGTGGACAAAACCGGATTGGGTGCAGTCCCTCCTAATCCGCACAGGGAAACAGATTGAACCACAGAAGATAAATCCTCCAATAATTCGATATCCCCCTCTTTTCCTTTTCCCTCGCAGATATCAGTCAAGATTTGGTAAAGTCTTATTATCCCTTCTCGACAGCTTGTACATTTACCACAAGATTCGTCTTTGAGAAAGCTGAGAAAGTATCGGGCCACATCCACCATACAGGTGTTTTCATCCATAACTATCATCCCACCAGAGCCCATCATTGATCCAGCCTGAGTTAGCTCCTCATAATCAACCTTTAGGTCAATTAATTCGGCCGGGATACAACCTCCGGATGGCCCGCCGGTCTGCACGGCTTTAAATTTTTTATTATTAAGTATCCCTTCACCAATATCGAAGATAATCTCCTTTAGAGTTATTCCCATAGGGACTTCTAATAACCCGGTATTTTTTACTTTGCCCACCAGGGAGAAGACTTTTGTTCCCTTACTTTTCTCAGTTCCAATTTGAGAAAACCAATCGGAACCTCGCTCAATTATGACCGGGATATTTGCCCAAGTCTCCACATTATTAATATTTGTAGGTTTATCCCACAGGCCTCTTTCTGCTGGATAAGGGGGTCTTAATCTGGGCTCCCCCACCCTACCTTCAATGGAAGCCATCAAAGCGGTCTCCTCGCCGCAAACGAATGCTCCTCCACCGCGGTTTAGTTTAATCGGAAAGCTGAAATCTGTGCCCAAGATATTTTCACCCAAAAGCCCATATTCTTTTGCCTGTTGGATGGCTTTCTTCAGTTTCTTTATAGCTAAAGGATACTCTGCCCGCACATAGATATAACCCTCTTTTGCCCCTATAGCATAACCACCGATTAACATACCTTCAAGCACGCTGTGAGGGTCCCCTTCCAACACACTTCTATCCATGTAAGCCCCGGGGTCTCCTTCATCTCCGTTGCAGATCACATACTTAATCTCACCCGGTGCTTTTCGACAATAGCTCCACTTTAACCCAGTGGGAAATCCAGCTCCTCCTCTACCTCTTAGCCCAGATTCTTTTATCTCATTAATAATTTCTTCCGGATTTAGAGTTCTAAGAGCTTTTTCCAGGGAGAAATAACCCCCCTGGGCGATGTATTCCTCAATATTATCAGGATCTATGAAACCACAATTTCTCAAGGCAATCTTTTGCTGTTTTTTAAAGAAAGGAATTTGGTCATAAAGTGGAATTCCCTGCAACCCTTCAGAAATTGAATCTTTTATTGAGCTAGCTCCATTTCCCGAACGAGCCATAGCCCATTCTTTCTTAATCTCTTTTTGGGTTAATGCAGTTAATAGCTCCTTTGACTTTTTGGCAGTCATTTCCTGGTAGATTATAGCTGGTCTTCCCGGAATCCGAACCTCCGCCAGTGGCTCTCTTTGACAAAACCCTAAGCAGCCGGTCTGAGAAACAATGAAGTCCAATTTTTGTTTCTCTACTTCTTGGGAAAGAGACTGGAATACCTCTCCAGCTCCTGTGGCTAATCCGCAGGTAGCCATTCCCACAATAATTTTGATTTTATCAGGGTAAATGGATTTCAGCCCCTTTTCCTTTATCTTTTTTAGGTCATCCTTCGTCTTTATTTTCATTCCCATACTTTTTCTCCTCAAGTATACTTCTTCAATATCCTAGGGATCTTATCCTGTCTTAGACGTCCGTGGGTGTCTTCGTCAATTCTTATAACCGGAGCTAAACTACAGCAACCAATACAGCGAACAGTTTCGAGCGAAAATTTAAGATCAGAAGAGGCTTCACCGGACTTTATTCCTAATTCCCTCTCCAATTTCTCTAAGATTCTTCCCCCTCCACGCACATGGCAGGCGGTTCCTAAGCATACATTTATTAAATGGCGCCCTCTGGGTTTTAAGCTGAAAGCTGCATAAAAAGTTGCTACTCTCAATACTTGGCTTAAGGGCATTTGTAATTCTTGGCTTATCTGGTTCAATACCTCTCTGGGCAAATAGTTATATTCTGCTTGAATATCCTGCAATACTTCAATTAATGACTCCCGCCTTTCTTTAGATTGGCTGATTATTTCCTTCGCTTTCACCCATTCCATTTTTTATCTCCTCCTTCCTTTAAGGAGACATTACTGCCGATTACTTTTTTCCCTTTCATTATAACTCTCTTTGCGGGAATTCTTTTGCCAAAACAGATATTCCAGCAGATTCCACAACTGGTGCATTTCGATTCATCCACAAAACGAGCTTTTCTCTTGACCTTCACTTTAAAATTACCAACAAAGCCGGAGACATCGGTCACCTCGCTGTAGGACAAAAGCTCTACATTAGGGTGTTTGCTCACCTGCACCATTTTGGGAGTTAAAATACAAGCCGCACAATCCAAGGTAGGAAAAGTCTTATCAAATTCTGCCATATAGCCACCAATAGAGGGCTCCCTTTCCACCAGATAGACTTTCTTCCCAGAGTTGGCAATCTGTAAAGCAGCTTCTATCCCGGCAATTCCACCTCCGACCACCAAGACCTGGGGATTAACCGGCACCTCCTTAAGCTGCAAAGGGTCATGCAAAGCTACCCTCTTGACTGCAGCCGCAACTAACTTCTTTGCCTTCTCCGTAGCTTTTTTTCGGTCCTCTGTCACCCAGGAGCATTGTTCCCGGATATTTGCCATTTGGAAGAGGTATTGATTTAATCCCGCATCCTCAACCACGTGCCGAAAGGTGGGCTCATGCATTAAAGGGGAGCAGGAGGAGACCACCACCCGGGTCAAACCTAACTCCTGGATGTCCTTTTTTATCATATCCTGGCCCGGATCAGAACACATATATTTGTGTTCCCGGGCAATAGTCACATTGGGCAAGGTAGAGGCGAATTTCACT is a window encoding:
- a CDS encoding archaemetzincin family Zn-dependent metalloprotease translates to MRLYILPLRFSDKNLLNSLSFALENSFKIPVVISSSSFSLDGGMDPLRDQFNSTWILSQLLKSEAEESCKILGVTSVDLFVPVLTYVFGEAQLDGRAAVVSIYRLRDELYGLPKNPEKLKARLEKEAVHELGHTFGLIHCQDPRCVMYTSTYAEEIDFKSREFCSNCSSLLEKKKDDLLKKENTAQES
- a CDS encoding hydrogenase iron-sulfur subunit, producing MQKEFEPKIVGFLCTWCSYTGADMAGTSRMKYPPNILIVRVMCSGRVDPTFVLKAFREGADGVLIAGCHPGDCHYINGNMKTMRRYPLLVKLLESFGIENKRIRLEWVSAAEGEKFSNVVKDFTSVVKKLGPLNWKAIENQIKPAEIMVEKEKPFPGVEEVRI
- a CDS encoding oxidoreductase, producing MSKPKLALYWAASCGGCEIAVLEIKEKILDVANVFDIVLWPCVMDFKYEDLEKLGNKEIDLCLFNGAIRTSEHEHLAKLLRDKSKVMVAYGTCACEGGIPGLANEFDKESIFQRVYLETPSTYNPDKKFPIENYDMPEGKIHLPAFYDTVRSLKQTVQVEYFIPGCPPLEKTTWKALEAVIKGDLPPVGSFLGAGDKTVCEECPRKKEEKKIKGFYRSHLKIPEPEKCLLEQGIICAGPATRSGCEAACIKANLPCWGCYGPPPGVSDVGAKFMSALASVIDSDDEKEVNKILEGIVDPIGTFYRFGLASSILRRKKISQEKKE
- the nuoF gene encoding NADH-quinone oxidoreductase subunit NuoF; translated protein: MKIKTKDDLKKIKEKGLKSIYPDKIKIIVGMATCGLATGAGEVFQSLSQEVEKQKLDFIVSQTGCLGFCQREPLAEVRIPGRPAIIYQEMTAKKSKELLTALTQKEIKKEWAMARSGNGASSIKDSISEGLQGIPLYDQIPFFKKQQKIALRNCGFIDPDNIEEYIAQGGYFSLEKALRTLNPEEIINEIKESGLRGRGGAGFPTGLKWSYCRKAPGEIKYVICNGDEGDPGAYMDRSVLEGDPHSVLEGMLIGGYAIGAKEGYIYVRAEYPLAIKKLKKAIQQAKEYGLLGENILGTDFSFPIKLNRGGGAFVCGEETALMASIEGRVGEPRLRPPYPAERGLWDKPTNINNVETWANIPVIIERGSDWFSQIGTEKSKGTKVFSLVGKVKNTGLLEVPMGITLKEIIFDIGEGILNNKKFKAVQTGGPSGGCIPAELIDLKVDYEELTQAGSMMGSGGMIVMDENTCMVDVARYFLSFLKDESCGKCTSCREGIIRLYQILTDICEGKGKEGDIELLEDLSSVVQSVSLCGLGGTAPNPVLSTIRYFRDEYQAHIKDKKCPAGVCKELIQYFILADKCTGCILCAKECPEKAISGERKKPHLIEQKRCIKCGVCFEVCNYDAVVIK
- a CDS encoding Ni/Fe hydrogenase subunit alpha, with product MKKISIDPITRLEGHGRIDIFLNDKGEVANAYFIVPELRGFEKFCEGRPVEELMVLTPRICGVCPTSHHLASAKAADAVYHCEIPSVAKKLRELMNSAYYVADHTTHFYALGGPDFVVGPDAPKAERNILGVIKKVGLEIGGKVIRQRAICHEVVSMLGGKYVHPSAATVGGMGKGLSEEERKKCQEIAEESVEFGKFSLKVFGDIVLSNKAYVDLITSDAYTLKTYYMGLVDDKNKVNFYEGKIRVVDPEGKEFSKFEGKDYLNHIVEGVEPWTYLKFPYLKSVGWKGLVDGKDSGVYRVAPLARLNASDGMATPLAQEEYQRMYETLGGKPVHFTLANHWARLVELLYAAERFLELSKDPEITDPNTRVIPTAKPDEGIGVVEAPRGTLIHHYQTDERGVTRKVNLIVATINNHAAISLSIKKAAFGLIKSGKEVSDGILNMIEMAFRAYDPCFGCATHFLPGEMPMEIKIYDHNRKLVNVIRQD
- the nuoE gene encoding NADH-quinone oxidoreductase subunit NuoE; protein product: MEWVKAKEIISQSKERRESLIEVLQDIQAEYNYLPREVLNQISQELQMPLSQVLRVATFYAAFSLKPRGRHLINVCLGTACHVRGGGRILEKLERELGIKSGEASSDLKFSLETVRCIGCCSLAPVIRIDEDTHGRLRQDKIPRILKKYT
- a CDS encoding 4Fe-4S binding protein, which codes for MVNLIIDDQKIEIEEGKTILEAAKKYNIEIPTLCYHQALAPYGSCQLCLVEIIDSGKSTLRTSCNYIVREGLQIRTNSPQVIKARKMVMELLLARCSNVKQIRELAEKMEVREHRFKIAKEDCILCGLCVRACTEAVGKSVINFVNRGEKREVTVPFDESSEECIGCAACALICPTGAITIEGEENILHHELTLGPPKAIYVPTLQAVPNKPVIDKESCIYFKTEQCKICEKFCEPQAINHQMVDEYRDIEVGAIILATGFDSFDPQIDKRYGYKVLDNVITGLEFEHLSNAGGPTMGRIVLKDGRKPESVAILHCIGSRDEKYHPYCSRVCCMYSLKIAHLVREKTEAKVYELYIDLRSFGKGYEEFYNRVMKEDVIFVRGKGAEVTDVAEKPEEKGKLIVKCEDTLLGMVRRIPVDMVILATALEPKKDAQEVARIFSIQRSRDGFFLERHPKLAPVATATDGVFLAGACQGPKDIPDTVAQGAAAAANVIAMIDKGVVSIEPIVSYIDPEKCAGCKLCLTLCPYNAIEFNDEKKVSQVQEALCKGCGTCVASCPSGIPIQYGFKDGQIFAEIEGVLETEKVEVKK